A single genomic interval of Anopheles marshallii chromosome 2, idAnoMarsDA_429_01, whole genome shotgun sequence harbors:
- the LOC128719572 gene encoding translation initiation factor eIF-2B subunit alpha codes for MKEETQQFDVASHFVSILEKDDNLSPGIAAIKTLLMVLEKTKFDTVQEFHSTLQAAVGAMRKTDKPMTSVVSGTELFTRFITLAKIDDNTMDEVRNIMLNRGKMFLEKLLESRNVIAKQAITFITEGCRILTHARSRTVREALILAAQNNKRFHVFVTHSAPDHHGEQMVRELENAGIDCTLILDTAIGYVMETVDMVLVGAEGVVESGGIINRIGTVTMAICAREMKKPFYALVESFKFCRLYPLNQRDLPNEYKYNKKNLKDTAKVHPMVDYTPPGYITLLFTDLGILAPSAVSDELIKLYL; via the exons ATGAAGGAAGAAACCCAACAGTTTG ATGTGGCGTCCCATTTTGTTAGCATTCTTGAAAAGGACGATAATTTATCTCCGGGTATAGCAGCCATAAAAACGCTTCTAATGGTACTGGAAAAAACTAAAT TTGATACGGTGCAGGAGTTTCATTCGACTCTCCAGGCAGCTGTGGGAGCTATGCGTAAAACGGACAAACCGATGACATCGGTCGTCTCCGGGACGGAGCTTTTCACTCGATTCATTACGTTGGCGAAGATCGACGACAACACCATGGACGAAGTGCGAAACATTATGCTGAATAGGGGAAAAATGTTTCTGGAAAAGTTGCTGGAAAGCAGGAACGTGATTGCCAAGCAGGCCATTACTTTCATCACCGAAGGATGC CGCATTCTTACACACGCACGATCACGAACTGTTCGAGAGGCACTGATACTGGCGgctcaaaacaacaaacgattcCACGTATTTGTGACGCACAGTGCGCCAGATCATCATGG CGAGCAAATGGTGAGAGAGCTAGAAAATGCAGGAATCGACTGTACGCTAATACTCGACACGGCCATTGGGTATGTGATGGAAACGGTGGATATGGTGCTGGTCGGTGCTGAAGGCGTTGTCGAAAGCGGTGGCATTATCAATCGTATCGGTACTGTCACGATGGCGATCTGTGCCAGGGAGATGAAGAAACCGTTCTACGCGttggtggaaagttttaaattCTGTCGACTGTATCCACTAAACCAGCGGGATCTACCGAATGAGTACAAG tacaacaagaaaaatctCAAGGATACGGCAAAGGTACACCCGATGGTTGATTATACACCGCCCGGATACATCACTTTACTGTTTACTGACCTCGGCATTCTGGCACCTAGTGCTGTTAGTGATGAGCTAATCAAATTGTATCTGTAG
- the LOC128710209 gene encoding tyrosine-protein kinase Fer-like isoform X2, with protein sequence MGFSTALQGRAAHDALLNRQEAELKLLETMKRCLVQKAKCDREYAVSLAAVTQQGLKIDRSDDLQGSHIMRAWRSFMEELEHTAKQIRTNAEQLETVCHEKLASLYQEKRRVRKQYQEEHTKIATQFSHLTEDVARKKSEYQKHLDYYKLLRGRFEEHIKCKSVMLYLRVSGRSGRKLDDVIDKYQKACRKLHQAHNEYVLLITEAVEVEKDFRTILQPGLLEHQQSLQEGFIQAWSNLLQEIAKLSDMTSEKFVDIQQRIESSIAGINSTEEYREFTEKHKTSPTAPVIFQFDESLVEDSLGKLQANTLTVDNLTVDWLRGRQTELEGTIKDLQERQNKLCGDTNGTNGAAGSSPVSTPGTKPSTPILNGSNSNGALGKDHAVNKSSKELNTLRCQERQTLKLVDMIRSALNEVGCEELPSGCDDLSVEHLIENKKSVSQDLSMTLSTNRPLHEEEWFHGVLPREEVVRLLRNEGDFLVRETTRNDESQTVLSVCWNGHKHFIVQTTAEGHYRFEGPAFPSIQELIVHQYQSELPVTGRSGAVLRKPVLRERWELSNDDVILLDKIGRGNFGDVYKAKLKSSKNTLVAVKTCRMTLPEEQKRKFLQEGRILKQYDHPNIVKLIGICVQKQPIMIVMELVAGGSLLMFLRKNASTLGQRQMMGMCRDAAAGMRYLESKNCIHRDLAARNCLIGNENIVKISDFGMSREEEEYIVSGGMKQIPIKWTAPEALNFGKYTSLCDVWSYGILVWEIFSRGDTPYSGMSNSMARERIDEGYRMPTPEGAPPEMYRLMLKCWSYEPESRPHFDEIYSVVDALLLCTKD encoded by the exons ATGGGGTTTTCGACCGCACTGCAGGGTCGGGCGGCGCATGACGCGCTGCTCAACCGGCAGGAGGCCGAGCTGAAGCTGCTCGAAACGATGAAGCGCTGCCTGGTGCAGAAGGCCAAATGCGACCGGGAGTATGCCGTGTCGCTGGCAGCGGTCACTCAGCAAGGACTCAAAATCGATCGTTCGGATGATCTGCAAG GAAGTCACATAATGCGTGCGTGGCGAAGCTTCATGGAGGAATTGGAACATACGGCCAAACAAATTCGCACCAACGCGGAACAGCTGGAAACGGTCTGTCACGAGAAGCTGGCCAGCTTGTACCAGGAAAAGCGACGCGTCAGAAAGCAGTACCAGGAGGAACACACCAAAATAGCCACCCAGTTCAGCCAT CTCACAGAAGACGTCGCACGGAAGAAAAGCGAGTACCAGAAGCATTTAGACTACTACAAACTGCTGCGGGGTCGGTTCGAGGAACACATCAAATGTAAGTCAGTAATGCTCTAtctacgtgtgt CCGGCCGGTCCGGACGGAAGCTGGACGATGTCATCGACAAGTACCAGAAGGCCTGCCGGAAGCTGCACCAAGCGCATAACGAGTACGTCCTGCTCATCACCGAGGCGGTCGAGGTGGAAAAGGACTTTCGGACGATACTGCAACCCGGGCTGCTCGAGCACCAGCAATCCCTTCAGGAAGGTTTCATTCAGGCGTG GAGCAACCTGCTACAAGAGATTGCAAAGCTGAGTGACATGACGTCGGAAAAGTTCGTCGATATACAGCAGCGCATAGAGTCGAGCATAGCGGGAATCAACTCCACCGAGGAGTATCGCGAATTTACGGAGAAGCACAAAACCTCACCGACCGCACCGGTCATTTTCCAGTTCGACGAGAGCCTCGTCGAGGACAGTCTCGGTAAGCTGCAGGCAAACACGCTGACCGTGGACAACCTTACCGTGGATTGGTTGCGGGGCCGGCAAACGGAGCTCGAGGGCACGATCAAGGATCTGCAGGAGCGGCAAAACAAACTGTGCGGTGATACGAACGGTACGAATGGTGCTGCCGGCAGCAGTCCAGTTAGTACGCCCGGTACGAAACCATCCACACCCATACTGAACGGCTCGAACAGCAACGGTGCGCTAGGCAAAGATCATGCGGTTAACAA ATCGTCCAAGGAGCTGAACACACTACGCTGCCAAGAACGGCAAACGCTCAAGCTGGTTGACATGATCCGTTCGGCGCTAAATGAAGTTGGCTGTGAGGAGCTGCCATCCGGTTGCGATGACCTGTCCGTGGAGCATCTGATCGAGAACAAAAAGTCTGTCAGCCAGGATCTTTCG ATGACTTTATCGACAAACCGTCCGCTGCACGAGGAAGAATGGTTCCACGGTGTGCTGCCCCGGGAGGAAGTTGTACGATTGCTGCGCAACGAGGGCGACTTCCTGGTGCGCGAAACGACCCGCAACGACGAGAGTCAAACCGTGCTAAGTGTCTGCTGGAACGGACACAAGCACTTTATCGTGCAAACGACGGCTGAG GGTCATTATCGGTTCGAAGGGCCGGCCTTCCCGAGCATACAGGAGCTGATCGTGCATCAGTACCAGTCCGAGCTGCCAGTCACGGGACGTTCCGGGGCGGTACTGCGCAAACCCGTGCTGCGCGAACGCTGGGAACTCAGCAACGACGATGTGATTCTGCTGGACAAGATTGGCCGTGGCAATTTCGGCGATGTGTACAAGGCGAAGCTGAAATCGTCCAAAAACACGCTCGTAGCCGTTAAGACCTGCAGGATGACGCTGCCCGAGGAGCAGAAGCGCAAGTTTCTCCAGGAAGGCCGCATCCTGAAGCAGTACGATCATCCGAACATTGTCAAGCTTATCGGTATCTGTGTGCAGAAGCAACCGATCATGATCGTGATGGAGCTGGTGGCCGGCGGTTCGTTGCTAATGTTTCTGCGCAAAAACGCCTCCACGCTGGGACAGCGGCAGATGATGGGCATGTGTCGGGATGCGGCGGCCGGTATGCGCTACCTGGAATCGAAGAACTGCATCCATCGGGATCTTGCCGCCCGCAACTGTTTGATCGGGAAtgaaaacattgtaaaaatcTCCGACTTTGGAATGTCCCGCGAGGAGGAAGAGTATATAG TTTCTGGCGGCATGAAACAGATCCCGATCAAATGGACCGCACCGGAAGCGTTGAACTTTGGCAAATACACATCACTTTGTGACGTCTGGTCGTACGGTATATTGGTGTGGGAAATTTTTAGCAGAGGCGATACACCGTACTCCGGCATGAGCAACTCGATGGCACGCGAACGGATAGACGAGGGCTATCGCATGCCGACACCGGAAGGTGCCCCACCCGAGATGTACCGACTTATGCTCAAGTGTTGGTCATACGAACCGGAAAGCCGACCACACTTTGATGAGATTTACAGTGTCGTTGACGCACTGTTGCTCTGCACCAAGGACTGA
- the LOC128710209 gene encoding tyrosine-protein kinase Fer-like isoform X1, with product MGFSTALQGRAAHDALLNRQEAELKLLETMKRCLVQKAKCDREYAVSLAAVTQQGLKIDRSDDLQGSHIMRAWRSFMEELEHTAKQIRTNAEQLETVCHEKLASLYQEKRRVRKQYQEEHTKIATQFSHLTEDVARKKSEYQKHLDYYKLLRGRFEEHIKSGRSGRKLDDVIDKYQKACRKLHQAHNEYVLLITEAVEVEKDFRTILQPGLLEHQQSLQEGFIQAWSNLLQEIAKLSDMTSEKFVDIQQRIESSIAGINSTEEYREFTEKHKTSPTAPVIFQFDESLVEDSLGKLQANTLTVDNLTVDWLRGRQTELEGTIKDLQERQNKLCGDTNGTNGAAGSSPVSTPGTKPSTPILNGSNSNGALGKDHAVNKSSKELNTLRCQERQTLKLVDMIRSALNEVGCEELPSGCDDLSVEHLIENKKSVSQDLSVDSLQHTSTALGLFSLRTGGGGGSGGGVMSMLMEQLRRKSGPPTVSGSSTAGKTPRSGPTPVQTPKPGHRGTTVTSADSEPLCATVACVRVASGGDLSRPPSNPPARSDGTDADTYTELLPDGNDSDHRLSNVYVDMEACLLQALDVERSFEYTNISSCSRKQSLLASAAQDSFGEPELPNPTNTEQRHAPRYRRLRTQASSEDSEMHLLNHRYHSRAPDEHDDDDEGGSGTTADDLNDSKNNLLRDESFDDSHRQEASPFHGIVDCSWARGSAEELDADANKYLTMRKEGSVPTVEASPSKTLEDQWKSSIERHLDNIDALNQKLDEHQRLAARLSEEYEYVRVQTLRPGASLQQPNHSNPSKPPVTFEKMHSFREKIKRRIKGSKAEGDKADRSVSPDTPDQGESFSGRLRNRITAHHTQRQFRLMKDTDSASPSTDRSLAERVPNGASSNGRKKKKRKASKANRTAQQRQQSRLGSADALQRQQPCHPQQSEDELLAEENLGLSPEHTGPKAGGISFSQTVRATWRELMHSTNKVKDSSLNLTLRSDRPEEKLDLIADQDRQGLLSIRFTFSDGERKQELVEGAPDLNATGDYCVPLLVSRSEDNKLQDVAPETSQPDPVAAATQRGNKAGPNSLKSNLRDKLTKLVHKKTTSNSSLSAGRWTTTSPQVCRTCSKRIVPRSGDGGGMHPSRTVLDFRKEFPDIDICEGDCGGWAGDGVKGDAQRWPLSEMINLEYEDIDVLTIKPHKLIDPSEGGVGVSMTLSTNRPLHEEEWFHGVLPREEVVRLLRNEGDFLVRETTRNDESQTVLSVCWNGHKHFIVQTTAEGHYRFEGPAFPSIQELIVHQYQSELPVTGRSGAVLRKPVLRERWELSNDDVILLDKIGRGNFGDVYKAKLKSSKNTLVAVKTCRMTLPEEQKRKFLQEGRILKQYDHPNIVKLIGICVQKQPIMIVMELVAGGSLLMFLRKNASTLGQRQMMGMCRDAAAGMRYLESKNCIHRDLAARNCLIGNENIVKISDFGMSREEEEYIVSGGMKQIPIKWTAPEALNFGKYTSLCDVWSYGILVWEIFSRGDTPYSGMSNSMARERIDEGYRMPTPEGAPPEMYRLMLKCWSYEPESRPHFDEIYSVVDALLLCTKD from the exons ATGGGGTTTTCGACCGCACTGCAGGGTCGGGCGGCGCATGACGCGCTGCTCAACCGGCAGGAGGCCGAGCTGAAGCTGCTCGAAACGATGAAGCGCTGCCTGGTGCAGAAGGCCAAATGCGACCGGGAGTATGCCGTGTCGCTGGCAGCGGTCACTCAGCAAGGACTCAAAATCGATCGTTCGGATGATCTGCAAG GAAGTCACATAATGCGTGCGTGGCGAAGCTTCATGGAGGAATTGGAACATACGGCCAAACAAATTCGCACCAACGCGGAACAGCTGGAAACGGTCTGTCACGAGAAGCTGGCCAGCTTGTACCAGGAAAAGCGACGCGTCAGAAAGCAGTACCAGGAGGAACACACCAAAATAGCCACCCAGTTCAGCCAT CTCACAGAAGACGTCGCACGGAAGAAAAGCGAGTACCAGAAGCATTTAGACTACTACAAACTGCTGCGGGGTCGGTTCGAGGAACACATCAAAT CCGGCCGGTCCGGACGGAAGCTGGACGATGTCATCGACAAGTACCAGAAGGCCTGCCGGAAGCTGCACCAAGCGCATAACGAGTACGTCCTGCTCATCACCGAGGCGGTCGAGGTGGAAAAGGACTTTCGGACGATACTGCAACCCGGGCTGCTCGAGCACCAGCAATCCCTTCAGGAAGGTTTCATTCAGGCGTG GAGCAACCTGCTACAAGAGATTGCAAAGCTGAGTGACATGACGTCGGAAAAGTTCGTCGATATACAGCAGCGCATAGAGTCGAGCATAGCGGGAATCAACTCCACCGAGGAGTATCGCGAATTTACGGAGAAGCACAAAACCTCACCGACCGCACCGGTCATTTTCCAGTTCGACGAGAGCCTCGTCGAGGACAGTCTCGGTAAGCTGCAGGCAAACACGCTGACCGTGGACAACCTTACCGTGGATTGGTTGCGGGGCCGGCAAACGGAGCTCGAGGGCACGATCAAGGATCTGCAGGAGCGGCAAAACAAACTGTGCGGTGATACGAACGGTACGAATGGTGCTGCCGGCAGCAGTCCAGTTAGTACGCCCGGTACGAAACCATCCACACCCATACTGAACGGCTCGAACAGCAACGGTGCGCTAGGCAAAGATCATGCGGTTAACAA ATCGTCCAAGGAGCTGAACACACTACGCTGCCAAGAACGGCAAACGCTCAAGCTGGTTGACATGATCCGTTCGGCGCTAAATGAAGTTGGCTGTGAGGAGCTGCCATCCGGTTGCGATGACCTGTCCGTGGAGCATCTGATCGAGAACAAAAAGTCTGTCAGCCAGGATCTTTCG GTGGACTCACTACAACATACCTCCACCGCGTTGGGTCTCTTCTCCTTGCgcactggtggtggtggcggcagcggtggtggtgtgatGTCGATGCTAATGGAACAACTAAGGCGCAAATCGGGGCCGCCAACCGTTTCAGGATCGAGCACCGCCGGTAAGACACCACGGTCCGGACCAACGCCGGTGCAGACCCCCAAGCCGGGCCATCGAGGAACAACGGTAACTAGCGCTGACAGTGAGCCTTTGTGTGCGACCGTTGCGTGTGTTCGTGTTGCTTCCGGGGGTGATCTTTCACGGCCCCCCTCTAACCCGCCTGCCCGGTCGGATGGGACCGATGCGGACACGTACACGGAACTCCTTCCCGACGGAAACGATTCCGACCATCGACTGTCGAACGTTTACGTCGACATGGAGGCGTGCCTGTTGCAGGCGCTCGATGTGGAACGGTCGTTTGAGTATACTAACATTAGTAGCTGCAGCCGCAAGCAATCGCTGCTCGCATCCGCAGCGCAGGATAGCTTTGGCGAACCCGAACTACCTAACCCCACTAACACGGAACAGCGCCATGCGCCGCGGTACAGACGTTTGCGCACGCAAGCTAGCAGCGAGGATAGTGAAATGCATTTGCTTAACCACCGGTACCATAGCCGGGCACCGGATgagcacgacgacgacgatgaaggTGGCAGTGGCACCACAGCGGATGACTTGAACGATTCCAAAAACAATCTGCTGCGGGACGAAAGTTTCGACGACAGCCACAGGCAGGAAGCGTCACCATTTCACGGCATTGTCGATTGTTCGTGGGCGCGGGGTTCTGCAGAGGAGCTGGATGCCGATGCAAACAAGTATCTCACGATGAGAAAGGAAGGATCCGTACCCACCGTTGAAGCGAGTCCGTCGAAAACGCTTGAGGATCAGTGGAAATCGTCGATTGAACGACATCTGGACAATATCGATGCGCTCAACCAGAAGCTAGACGAACACCAACGGTTGGCAGCCCGGCTGTCCGAGGAGTATGAGTACGTTCGCGTCCAAACACTACGACCCGGTGCCTCGCTACAGCAACCGAACCATTCCAACCCATCCAAACCACCGGTGACGTTCGAGAAGATGCACAGCTTCCGGGAGAAGATCAAGCGTCGAATCAAGGGATCGAAGGCGGAAGGTGATAAGGCAGATCGTTCCGTGTCTCCCGATACGCCCGATCAAGGGGAAAGCTTTTCGGGTCGATTGAGAAACCGCATCACTGCCCACCATACGCAGCGACAGTTTCGCCTCATGAAGGACACGGACTCGGCGAGCCCATCGACCGATCGGTCGCTCGCGGAACGAGTTCCAAACGGTGCGTCCTCTAACGGtcgcaaaaagaagaaacgtAAGGCATCGAAAGCGAACCGAACCGCACAGCAAAGACAGCAGAGCCGCCTCGGCTCGGCTGATGCACTGCAACGTCAGCAACCGTGCCATCCGCAGCAATCGGAAGATGAACTTTTGGCCGAAGAAAATCTTGGACTTTCGCCCGAGCACACTGGTCCAAAGGCTGGTGGTATATCTTTTTCGCAAACTGTCCGCGCAACCTGGCGAGAACTGATGCACTCCACCAACAAGGTGAAGGACTCTTCCCTAAATCTTACCCTCCGATCGGATAGACCAGAAGAAAAGCTCGATCTGATAGCGGATCAGGATCGGCAAGGGTTGCTCTCGATCCGGTTCACATTTTCCGACGGTGAACGAAAGCAAGAGCTAGTGGAGGGAGCACCAGATTTGAACGCCACCGGAGACTACTGCGTCCCGTTGCTTGTGTCCCGAAGCGAAGACAATAAGTTGCAAGACGTTGCGCCGGAGACATCCCAACCGGACCCGGTGGCAGCTGCAACACAACGCGGAAATAAAGCGGGACCCAATAGCTTGAAGAGTAATCTCCGAGACAAACTGACCAAGCTggtgcacaaaaaaaccaccagcAATTCATCACTGTCGGCAGGCCGATGGACGACGACCTCGCCGCAAGTTTGTCGTACGTGTTCCAAAAGGATTGTGCCTCGCTCGGGCGATGGGGGCGGTATGCATCCAAGTCGCACGGTGTTGGATTTTAGGAAAGAATTCCCCGATATTGACATCTGCGAAGGGGACTGCGGCGGTTGGGCAGGGGATGGCGTTAAAGGTGATGCCCAACGGTGGCCACTTTCGGAGATGATCAATCTCGAGTACGAAGATATCGATGTGCTAACGATCAAACCCCATAAATTAATCGATCCCTCCGAGGGTGGCGTCGGTGTGAGT ATGACTTTATCGACAAACCGTCCGCTGCACGAGGAAGAATGGTTCCACGGTGTGCTGCCCCGGGAGGAAGTTGTACGATTGCTGCGCAACGAGGGCGACTTCCTGGTGCGCGAAACGACCCGCAACGACGAGAGTCAAACCGTGCTAAGTGTCTGCTGGAACGGACACAAGCACTTTATCGTGCAAACGACGGCTGAG GGTCATTATCGGTTCGAAGGGCCGGCCTTCCCGAGCATACAGGAGCTGATCGTGCATCAGTACCAGTCCGAGCTGCCAGTCACGGGACGTTCCGGGGCGGTACTGCGCAAACCCGTGCTGCGCGAACGCTGGGAACTCAGCAACGACGATGTGATTCTGCTGGACAAGATTGGCCGTGGCAATTTCGGCGATGTGTACAAGGCGAAGCTGAAATCGTCCAAAAACACGCTCGTAGCCGTTAAGACCTGCAGGATGACGCTGCCCGAGGAGCAGAAGCGCAAGTTTCTCCAGGAAGGCCGCATCCTGAAGCAGTACGATCATCCGAACATTGTCAAGCTTATCGGTATCTGTGTGCAGAAGCAACCGATCATGATCGTGATGGAGCTGGTGGCCGGCGGTTCGTTGCTAATGTTTCTGCGCAAAAACGCCTCCACGCTGGGACAGCGGCAGATGATGGGCATGTGTCGGGATGCGGCGGCCGGTATGCGCTACCTGGAATCGAAGAACTGCATCCATCGGGATCTTGCCGCCCGCAACTGTTTGATCGGGAAtgaaaacattgtaaaaatcTCCGACTTTGGAATGTCCCGCGAGGAGGAAGAGTATATAG TTTCTGGCGGCATGAAACAGATCCCGATCAAATGGACCGCACCGGAAGCGTTGAACTTTGGCAAATACACATCACTTTGTGACGTCTGGTCGTACGGTATATTGGTGTGGGAAATTTTTAGCAGAGGCGATACACCGTACTCCGGCATGAGCAACTCGATGGCACGCGAACGGATAGACGAGGGCTATCGCATGCCGACACCGGAAGGTGCCCCACCCGAGATGTACCGACTTATGCTCAAGTGTTGGTCATACGAACCGGAAAGCCGACCACACTTTGATGAGATTTACAGTGTCGTTGACGCACTGTTGCTCTGCACCAAGGACTGA